One region of Fragaria vesca subsp. vesca linkage group LG4, FraVesHawaii_1.0, whole genome shotgun sequence genomic DNA includes:
- the LOC101291717 gene encoding mitochondrial pyruvate carrier 1-like yields MASFRAFLNSPVGPKTTHFWGPVANWGFVAAGLADMSKPPEKISGNMTAAMCVYSALFMRFAWMVQPRNYLLLACHVSNETVQLYQLSRWAKGQGYLSQKKKDETATQ; encoded by the exons ATGGCTTCGTTCAGAGCATTCTTGAATAGTCCAGTTGGACCAAAAACCACTCACTTTTGGGGACCTGTTGCAAACTGGGGTTTTGTTGCCGCG GGACTGGCAGATATGAGTAAACCCCCAGAAAAGATTTCTGGAAACATGACAGCAG CAATGTGCGTTTATTCAGCATTGTTTATGAGGTTTGCATGGATGGTACAGCCTCGTAACTACCTACTTTTGGCATGCCATGTCTCAAATGAGACAGTCCAACTCTATCAACTGTCCCGCTGGGCGAAGGGTCAGGG GTACTTGTCCCAGAAGAAGAAGGATGAAACTGCCACCCAATAA